A section of the Pseudomonas prosekii genome encodes:
- a CDS encoding putative bifunctional diguanylate cyclase/phosphodiesterase, with protein MECAQPTPGDGSSVLLIVDDYPENLISMRALLQRQDWQVMTAASGFEALSLLLEHDIDLVLLDVQMPGMDGFEVARLMRGSQRTRLTPIIFLTANEQSQDAVIKGYASGAVDYLFKPFDPQILKPKVQALLEHQRNRRALQRLSHDLELARAFNASVLDNAAEGILVVGEDGLIRFANPAMSRLLNATVTELQGREFLDFLQKPHIPVWADSDLYVGYTRGETLRLHDALLRTAPGQQVPVALSCAPLPSEQHAMVVTVLDMSVVRHLHQQLEFQAVTDPLTGLLNRRGFHQTVDNLLLRGERSDGAWVLLYLDLDGFKRVNDSLGHDAGDRVLRWVSEQLKACLRPFDILARMGGDEFTALLDLEFPEQAAKIAEKLIERVSICQQIEGLDIALGASIGIATYPDCGSNLDGLLRASDIAMYEAKRAGRQQYRFYDHEMNGRARSRLMLEESVRTAIENRDFNLVYQPQVAIDGGQVRGFEALLRWQHPSVGDVPPGLFLPLLEEARLISRLGSWIYHRSAQQRKAWETLFAEDLVLGVSLSSTQFGMPNLVTELRQTLERHDLKPWQIEVEVTEDALMLNPDETRKQLRLLRNLGVRVALDDFGSGPCSLTHLRDLELDTLKLDRHLIARLPESARDASLVRTVIDLCKQYGLLVIAEGVETVAQYEWLQANGCEYVQGFLVARPLMAEDADDFVRPFDWSALSG; from the coding sequence ATGGAATGCGCTCAACCAACGCCAGGTGATGGTAGCTCTGTCCTTTTAATCGTTGATGATTACCCTGAAAACCTGATCAGCATGCGCGCATTGTTGCAGCGCCAGGATTGGCAGGTCATGACCGCCGCCTCGGGTTTCGAGGCGCTCAGTTTGCTCCTCGAACACGATATCGACCTGGTGCTGCTGGATGTGCAGATGCCCGGCATGGATGGTTTTGAAGTCGCGCGGCTGATGCGCGGCAGTCAACGCACGCGCCTCACGCCGATCATTTTCCTCACCGCCAACGAGCAGTCCCAAGACGCCGTGATCAAGGGTTACGCCAGTGGCGCGGTGGATTACCTGTTCAAACCGTTCGACCCGCAAATCCTCAAACCGAAAGTCCAGGCCTTGCTTGAGCATCAGCGCAATCGCCGCGCGCTGCAGCGCTTGAGCCACGATTTGGAGCTCGCTCGCGCCTTCAATGCCTCGGTGCTGGACAACGCCGCCGAGGGCATTCTGGTGGTGGGCGAGGACGGCTTGATTCGTTTTGCCAACCCAGCGATGTCGCGGTTGCTCAATGCTACGGTGACGGAGTTGCAGGGGCGGGAGTTTCTCGATTTCCTGCAAAAACCGCACATTCCGGTGTGGGCCGATTCCGACCTTTATGTCGGATACACGCGCGGCGAAACCTTGCGTTTGCACGATGCGCTGCTGCGCACGGCGCCGGGCCAGCAAGTGCCGGTGGCGTTGTCCTGCGCGCCGTTGCCGTCCGAACAACACGCGATGGTGGTGACGGTGCTGGACATGTCGGTGGTGCGGCATCTGCATCAGCAACTCGAATTTCAAGCGGTGACCGACCCGCTGACCGGGCTGCTCAATCGCCGCGGTTTTCACCAGACGGTGGATAACTTGCTGCTGCGCGGCGAGCGTTCCGACGGCGCCTGGGTGCTGTTGTACCTCGACCTCGATGGCTTCAAACGGGTCAACGATTCCCTCGGCCACGATGCCGGCGACCGCGTGTTGCGTTGGGTGTCCGAACAACTGAAAGCGTGCCTGCGACCGTTCGACATTCTCGCGCGCATGGGCGGCGACGAGTTCACCGCGTTGCTCGATCTGGAATTCCCCGAGCAAGCGGCGAAGATTGCTGAAAAGCTGATCGAGCGCGTGTCCATTTGTCAGCAGATTGAAGGCCTGGACATCGCCCTCGGCGCCAGTATCGGCATCGCCACCTACCCGGACTGCGGCTCGAACCTCGACGGCTTGCTGCGTGCGTCCGACATCGCGATGTATGAAGCCAAGCGCGCCGGGCGGCAGCAATATCGCTTTTACGATCATGAAATGAACGGCCGCGCGCGCTCGCGTCTGATGCTGGAAGAGAGCGTGCGCACGGCCATCGAAAACCGCGATTTCAATCTGGTTTATCAGCCGCAAGTGGCGATTGATGGCGGTCAGGTGCGCGGCTTCGAAGCGTTGCTGCGCTGGCAGCACCCGAGTGTTGGCGATGTGCCGCCGGGGCTGTTTTTACCGTTGCTCGAAGAGGCTCGGCTGATCAGTCGTCTCGGCAGCTGGATTTATCACCGCAGCGCCCAGCAACGCAAAGCCTGGGAAACCCTGTTCGCCGAGGATCTGGTGCTCGGTGTGAGTTTGAGCAGCACGCAATTTGGCATGCCGAACCTGGTCACGGAGTTGCGGCAAACCCTGGAACGGCATGACCTCAAGCCGTGGCAAATCGAAGTCGAAGTGACCGAAGACGCACTGATGCTCAACCCTGACGAAACCCGCAAGCAGCTGCGCTTGCTGCGCAATCTCGGGGTGCGCGTAGCGTTGGATGACTTCGGCTCGGGGCCGTGTTCGCTGACGCATTTGCGCGATCTGGAACTGGACACGCTCAAACTTGATCGGCACCTGATCGCGCGGCTGCCGGAGTCGGCGCGCGATGCGTCGCTGGTGCGCACGGTGATCGATTTGTGCAAGCAATACGGTTTGCTGGTGATCGCCGAAGGCGTGGAAACCGTGGCGCAATACGAGTGGCTGCAAGCCAATGGCTGCGAGTACGTGCAGGGGTTTCTGGTGGCGCGGCCACTGATGGCCGAGGATGCCGACGACTTTGTGCGCCCGTTTGACTGGAGCGCGCTGAGCGGCTGA
- a CDS encoding type II toxin-antitoxin system HipA family toxin, with the protein MSRVKQLNIITPQGFSGELSKGSQFSFGYESADAPKEVSLVMPYDPTPSVSNVLHPIFDMNVPEGFLADQIKRRMAKHMQVDEMRLLSVIGGNQIGRLTYQNPLEASVAVRAQVGLQEILSADTSQGVFDFLVDTYFESGISGVQPKVLVPDLDKLTGSRKTMLSSDLIVKSGAEEYAHLAQNEFLCLEAARLAGLETPPFWLSERGDLFVMERFDLTESGRLGFEDMAVLLGLNKDPHDNYKYSQSYETLAAVIAQVCRHANPLRELERFFSSVCLSVMVRNGDAHLKNFGVIYTHPGARETVQLAPVFDVTTTTVYENYNPKSGRSLVDRTLAIKMNKVKTYPDRQQLIEFGRQHCAVDKPSLIIERIAEAMTEALVVNQGRVEDELLSGMQGEWDAGRMVALHDSVKSGLKRKPVMKK; encoded by the coding sequence ATGAGTAGGGTTAAACAGCTCAACATCATCACGCCGCAAGGTTTTTCCGGTGAGCTGTCCAAGGGGTCGCAGTTTTCGTTCGGGTACGAATCAGCGGATGCACCTAAAGAAGTATCGCTGGTCATGCCCTATGACCCGACACCCTCTGTCAGTAATGTTTTGCACCCAATATTTGATATGAACGTCCCTGAAGGATTTCTGGCGGATCAGATCAAGCGTCGGATGGCCAAGCACATGCAGGTGGACGAAATGCGCCTGCTGTCGGTGATCGGTGGAAACCAGATTGGACGTCTCACCTATCAGAATCCGCTTGAGGCTTCCGTTGCTGTTCGCGCTCAAGTCGGGCTGCAAGAAATCCTGTCTGCCGATACCTCTCAAGGTGTCTTCGACTTCCTTGTTGATACTTACTTCGAGTCCGGTATTTCCGGTGTACAACCCAAGGTGTTGGTACCTGACCTGGACAAGCTGACCGGCAGCCGGAAAACCATGCTCAGTTCCGACCTGATTGTGAAGTCAGGCGCTGAAGAATATGCACACTTGGCCCAGAACGAGTTCCTGTGTCTGGAGGCAGCTCGCCTTGCCGGATTGGAAACACCGCCCTTCTGGCTTTCTGAAAGGGGTGATCTGTTTGTGATGGAGCGGTTTGACCTGACGGAGTCCGGTCGACTCGGATTTGAAGACATGGCCGTTCTTCTGGGGCTCAACAAAGATCCTCATGACAACTATAAGTATTCCCAGAGTTACGAAACGCTCGCAGCGGTGATTGCACAGGTTTGCCGGCATGCAAATCCGCTGCGTGAGCTTGAACGGTTTTTTTCGTCGGTCTGTCTTTCAGTCATGGTCCGCAATGGTGATGCTCACCTGAAAAACTTTGGGGTGATTTACACGCATCCTGGTGCGCGTGAAACGGTGCAACTGGCTCCTGTATTCGATGTCACGACTACGACTGTTTACGAAAATTACAATCCCAAATCCGGCCGCTCATTGGTGGACCGTACCTTGGCTATCAAGATGAACAAGGTCAAAACTTACCCCGATCGGCAGCAGTTGATCGAGTTTGGTCGCCAGCACTGCGCGGTGGACAAGCCGTCGTTGATTATTGAGCGAATTGCCGAAGCGATGACTGAGGCGCTGGTTGTTAATCAGGGGCGTGTTGAGGATGAGTTGTTGTCGGGAATGCAGGGGGAATGGGATGCAGGAAGAATGGTGGCGCTGCATGACTCTGTTAAATCGGGTCTTAAGCGAAAACCTGTTATGAAAAAATAA
- a CDS encoding substrate-binding periplasmic protein, with the protein MPRLHRAFALIGLLLLTQNAAAEKLRLVADNWPPFTDATLINGGLATDIVSTALARAGYASEFEQVPWARALLGVGEGRYDVLVNAWYNDERTQLGQFSAEYLLNRVRFIKRRDAPIEYNNLQQLHTYPIAVVRGYAYSPEFDDDAALQKIPVHNFAMAVRMLAADRVQLTLEDEFVARYYLSRESVKVRNSVEFLPKPLSENSLHILVSLKNPRHQQIVAGFDREIAAMKADGSYERLMKQHGM; encoded by the coding sequence ATGCCGCGATTGCATCGAGCCTTTGCTTTGATTGGATTGCTGTTGCTGACTCAGAACGCGGCGGCGGAAAAGCTGCGTTTGGTGGCCGATAACTGGCCGCCGTTCACCGATGCCACGTTGATCAACGGCGGCCTGGCTACCGACATCGTCAGCACCGCGCTGGCCCGCGCCGGGTATGCCAGCGAGTTCGAGCAAGTGCCGTGGGCGCGGGCGTTGCTGGGTGTGGGCGAGGGCCGCTACGACGTGTTGGTCAACGCCTGGTACAACGACGAGCGGACCCAACTTGGGCAGTTTTCCGCCGAATACCTGCTCAACCGCGTGCGCTTCATCAAGCGCAGAGACGCGCCCATCGAATACAACAATTTGCAGCAATTGCACACGTACCCGATTGCGGTGGTGCGCGGTTACGCCTATTCGCCGGAATTCGATGACGACGCCGCGTTGCAGAAAATCCCTGTGCATAACTTCGCCATGGCCGTGCGCATGCTCGCCGCGGACCGGGTGCAACTGACGCTGGAAGATGAGTTCGTCGCGCGCTATTACCTGTCGCGCGAATCGGTGAAGGTGCGCAACTCGGTGGAGTTTCTGCCCAAGCCGTTGAGTGAGAACAGCCTGCATATTCTGGTCAGCCTGAAGAACCCCAGGCATCAGCAGATCGTTGCCGGGTTTGATCGGGAGATTGCAGCGATGAAGGCGGATGGCAGTTATGAGCGATTGATGAAGCAGCATGGGATGTGA
- a CDS encoding polysaccharide lyase family 7 protein — protein sequence MIDLATWNLSVPVGNPPYTVETSKLVNGFKDQYFHSNTGTLFFWSPVTGSKTENAKYPRTELRETYSNGTLRNWLYPDADNTLRATLAVNQVPSSGKIVIGQIHAYESQKPMVKVEYQYKTKTETGNIVAKVRMHPDDGEGRVIIIATGVKLDQEFSYLIHLSPGGQLGISAAGYQWDSNISATWRVKPLYFKAGVYVQDNTGYTSEGGKVTFSKLDIDHDK from the coding sequence ATGATCGATCTCGCAACATGGAACCTCAGTGTTCCTGTCGGCAATCCGCCGTACACCGTCGAAACGTCCAAACTGGTGAACGGCTTCAAGGACCAATACTTCCATTCCAATACCGGCACGCTGTTTTTCTGGTCACCGGTCACGGGCTCCAAAACCGAAAACGCCAAGTACCCGCGCACCGAACTTCGCGAAACCTACAGCAACGGTACGTTGCGTAATTGGCTTTATCCGGACGCGGACAACACCTTGCGCGCAACGCTCGCGGTCAATCAGGTGCCCAGCTCCGGCAAGATTGTGATCGGGCAGATCCACGCGTATGAAAGTCAGAAGCCGATGGTCAAGGTCGAGTATCAATACAAGACCAAAACCGAGACTGGCAACATCGTCGCCAAAGTGCGCATGCACCCGGATGACGGCGAAGGCCGGGTGATTATCATCGCCACCGGGGTGAAGCTCGATCAGGAGTTTTCCTACCTGATTCATCTGAGCCCCGGCGGGCAACTGGGTATCAGCGCGGCGGGTTATCAGTGGGATTCGAACATCAGCGCCACTTGGCGCGTGAAGCCGCTGTATTTCAAGGCTGGCGTGTACGTGCAGGACAACACCGGTTACACCAGCGAGGGCGGCAAAGTGACCTTCAGCAAACTGGACATTGATCACGACAAGTAA
- a CDS encoding fructose-bisphosphate aldolase encodes MTMSNPPRRFTPMSQLATDYPVLVIDTNAPLRELHNCLSERLNAVLKYLNLMACTSLPDYAEHDINTVTNIARILLQDVNDVFRVIEQRGFDTPEVK; translated from the coding sequence ATGACCATGAGCAATCCGCCGCGCCGCTTCACCCCCATGTCCCAACTCGCCACCGACTACCCCGTCCTCGTCATCGACACCAACGCCCCGCTCCGCGAATTGCACAACTGCCTCAGCGAACGCCTCAACGCCGTCCTCAAATACCTCAACCTGATGGCCTGCACCAGCCTGCCCGACTACGCCGAACACGATATCAACACCGTCACCAACATCGCCCGCATCCTGCTCCAGGACGTGAATGACGTGTTTCGAGTGATTGAACAGCGTGGGTTTGATACGCCTGAAGTGAAGTAA
- a CDS encoding GNAT family N-acetyltransferase, whose translation MTIEWVCKHHNDLGKEQLYAILKLRAEVFVVEQRCAYQDVDGQDLEGDTCHLMGWNGDVLVAYLRLLDPESQGGDVVIGRVLTAPQGRGQGLGHQMMEQALKQAEKRWPDVPIYLSAQAHLQGYYGRYGFVAVGEEYLEDDIPHIGMRRL comes from the coding sequence ATGACTATCGAGTGGGTCTGCAAACATCACAACGATCTGGGTAAAGAGCAGCTGTACGCCATTTTGAAATTGCGCGCCGAAGTGTTTGTGGTCGAGCAGCGCTGTGCTTATCAGGACGTCGACGGCCAGGACCTGGAAGGTGACACCTGCCATTTGATGGGCTGGAACGGCGATGTGCTGGTCGCGTACCTGCGCTTGCTCGACCCGGAGTCGCAGGGCGGCGACGTGGTGATCGGTCGGGTGCTGACCGCGCCGCAAGGTCGGGGTCAGGGGCTGGGCCATCAGATGATGGAACAGGCGTTGAAGCAGGCTGAGAAACGCTGGCCGGATGTGCCGATTTATCTGTCGGCGCAGGCGCATTTGCAGGGGTATTACGGGCGATACGGGTTTGTCGCGGTGGGTGAGGAATATCTGGAGGATGATATTCCGCATATTGGAATGCGGCGTCTCTGA
- a CDS encoding M48 metallopeptidase family protein yields MTALKYLQAYPAALQDQVRQLIADGRLGDYLSQRYPQKHAVQSDKALYTYALELKQEYLRNAPGIDKVLFDNRLDLTHRALGLHTTISRVQGGKLKSKKEIRVASLFKEAPSDFLKMIVVHELAHFKESDHNKAFYKLCEHMLPGYHQVEFDLRVYLTWRDMQSE; encoded by the coding sequence ATGACCGCGTTGAAATACCTCCAGGCCTATCCCGCCGCGTTGCAGGATCAAGTGCGCCAGCTGATCGCCGACGGTCGGCTGGGTGATTACTTGAGCCAGCGTTACCCGCAAAAACACGCCGTGCAAAGTGACAAGGCGTTGTACACCTACGCGTTGGAGTTGAAGCAGGAATACCTGCGCAACGCGCCGGGCATCGACAAGGTCTTGTTCGACAACCGCCTCGACCTGACCCACCGCGCCTTGGGCCTGCACACCACGATTTCGCGGGTGCAGGGCGGCAAGCTCAAGTCCAAGAAGGAAATCCGCGTGGCCTCGCTGTTCAAGGAAGCGCCGTCGGACTTTCTGAAAATGATCGTGGTGCACGAGTTGGCGCACTTCAAAGAGTCGGATCACAACAAGGCGTTCTACAAACTGTGCGAACACATGTTGCCGGGGTATCACCAGGTCGAGTTCGATTTGCGCGTGTACCTGACGTGGCGCGACATGCAATCGGAATAA
- a CDS encoding winged helix-turn-helix domain-containing protein, giving the protein MDVSKTKSSFYRRLYVAYLIDSGQASSVPTLTEVTGMPRRTAQDTIAALADLDIVCEFEQEDGARNHAGCYRIRDWGAIDRRWIEGNLRQIKEVLGYP; this is encoded by the coding sequence ATGGATGTCAGCAAAACCAAAAGCAGCTTCTACCGCCGGTTGTACGTGGCGTACCTGATCGACAGCGGGCAGGCCAGCAGCGTGCCGACGCTCACCGAAGTCACCGGCATGCCCCGGCGCACGGCGCAGGACACCATCGCGGCGCTGGCCGATCTGGACATCGTCTGCGAGTTTGAGCAGGAGGATGGCGCGCGCAATCACGCCGGGTGCTACCGGATTCGTGATTGGGGGGCGATTGATCGGCGGTGGATTGAGGGTAATTTGCGTCAGATAAAGGAAGTGTTGGGGTATCCCTGA